In a genomic window of Thermoanaerobaculales bacterium:
- a CDS encoding DUF2950 domain-containing protein, protein MIISLDRHGHSQLCARSAGLVISLIFALAVPGAAVAADAPAAPNQQTMFKTPEAAAEALIAAAESFDVPALTGIFGPDGVDLVVTDDAVSDRNTAASFAAQARTKMAVTRDPGNKKLAVVSVGDEEWPLPIPIVKTGGKWRFDTAAGREELLFRRIGSNEIDAIEVCLGYVEAQHEYAYTKREGSLVNQYAQRIISTPGAQDGLAWQGSDGSWQGPVGEGAARAIAEGYSDRLEPYHGYYFKILKGQGPDAPMGEMDFVVGGAMIGGFALVAAPAQYRVTGVKTFIVSHDGVVYEKDLGEKTIDEFRAVERFNPDPSWEPVAGPP, encoded by the coding sequence ATGATCATCAGTCTCGACCGTCATGGCCATTCACAGCTCTGCGCGCGCAGTGCGGGGCTCGTCATCAGCCTGATCTTCGCGCTGGCGGTGCCGGGAGCCGCTGTCGCGGCCGACGCGCCGGCTGCGCCAAACCAGCAGACGATGTTCAAGACGCCCGAGGCGGCGGCCGAGGCGCTGATCGCCGCCGCCGAGAGCTTCGACGTACCGGCCTTGACCGGGATCTTCGGGCCGGACGGCGTCGATCTCGTGGTCACCGACGACGCGGTCAGTGACCGCAACACGGCCGCGAGCTTCGCCGCGCAGGCCCGCACGAAAATGGCGGTCACCCGCGATCCGGGCAACAAGAAGCTGGCCGTCGTCTCGGTCGGCGATGAGGAGTGGCCGCTGCCGATCCCGATCGTCAAGACGGGCGGAAAGTGGCGCTTCGACACCGCGGCGGGCCGTGAGGAGCTCCTCTTCCGCCGCATCGGCAGCAACGAGATCGACGCCATCGAGGTGTGTCTCGGCTACGTCGAGGCGCAGCACGAGTACGCCTACACCAAGCGCGAGGGCTCGCTGGTCAACCAGTACGCCCAGCGCATCATCAGCACCCCGGGCGCCCAGGACGGGCTGGCGTGGCAGGGCAGCGACGGATCGTGGCAGGGGCCGGTGGGCGAGGGGGCCGCGCGGGCGATCGCCGAGGGCTACAGCGACCGACTCGAGCCCTACCACGGCTACTACTTCAAGATCCTGAAGGGCCAGGGCCCGGACGCGCCGATGGGCGAGATGGACTTCGTGGTCGGCGGCGCGATGATCGGCGGTTTCGCGCTGGTCGCCGCGCCGGCCCAGTACCGGGTGACCGGGGTGAAGACCTTCATCGTCAGCCACGACGGCGTGGTCTACGAGAAGGACCTCGGCGAGAAGACCATCGACGAGTTCCGGGCGGTGGAGCGCTTCAACCCGGACCCGAGCTGGGAGCCGGTGGCGGGCCCGCCGTAG
- a CDS encoding AI-2E family transporter, with amino-acid sequence MSELPADQLRPDVTRRTIELAVRLVLIGLLAYWCFRIFRPFLMPLVWGTVLAVALAPLYLRLEGLLRGRRKLAATLLVVVCLGLLVVPTVALSDSVLDGARFITTKLEQGGEGELRIPPAPASVADWPLIGEKVYETWNAAATSLATVLKPFRSQLLAFGGWLVGLAKQGALAVIMTAVSLVIAAVLLVRRESAVKAALNVGERLGGEHGTESVRLAGRAIGTVAKGVVGVAAIQAALAAIGLVAAGVPGAGLWALLVLVLAVAQLPPILVLGPAILYLVAMQAGTTVIVLFTIWSLIVSFCDAALKPLLLGRGIELPVGVILIGAIGGLILHGLIGLFVGAVVFSIGYRLWGAWMAQPAPRVADAAPTKQG; translated from the coding sequence ATGAGCGAGCTTCCGGCCGACCAACTCCGCCCGGATGTCACGCGCCGAACCATCGAGCTGGCGGTCAGGCTGGTCCTGATCGGCCTGCTGGCGTACTGGTGCTTCCGGATCTTCCGCCCCTTCCTGATGCCGCTCGTCTGGGGGACCGTCCTCGCGGTCGCGCTCGCGCCGCTCTACCTGCGGCTAGAGGGCCTGCTGCGGGGCAGGCGCAAGCTCGCGGCGACGCTGCTGGTCGTGGTCTGCCTCGGGCTCCTCGTGGTCCCGACGGTCGCCCTCTCCGACTCGGTGCTCGACGGCGCCCGCTTCATCACGACGAAGCTCGAGCAGGGAGGAGAGGGCGAGCTGAGGATCCCGCCGGCGCCCGCGAGCGTCGCCGACTGGCCGCTTATCGGGGAGAAGGTCTACGAGACCTGGAACGCAGCCGCCACCAGCCTCGCGACGGTGCTCAAGCCGTTCCGCTCGCAGCTGCTGGCCTTCGGCGGCTGGCTCGTTGGGCTCGCCAAGCAGGGGGCTCTCGCCGTCATCATGACCGCGGTGTCGCTGGTGATCGCCGCGGTGCTGCTGGTTCGACGCGAGTCTGCGGTCAAGGCCGCACTCAACGTCGGGGAGAGGCTCGGCGGCGAGCACGGCACCGAATCGGTGCGGCTCGCCGGCCGCGCGATCGGCACCGTCGCCAAGGGCGTGGTCGGCGTGGCGGCGATCCAGGCCGCGCTCGCCGCCATCGGCCTGGTCGCGGCGGGCGTGCCCGGCGCCGGGCTGTGGGCGCTGCTGGTGCTGGTGCTCGCTGTCGCTCAGCTGCCGCCGATCCTGGTGCTGGGCCCGGCGATCCTGTACCTGGTCGCGATGCAGGCCGGCACCACCGTCATCGTCCTGTTCACCATCTGGAGCCTGATCGTCTCGTTCTGCGACGCGGCCTTGAAGCCGCTGCTGCTGGGGCGCGGCATCGAACTGCCGGTCGGGGTGATCCTGATCGGCGCGATCGGTGGCCTCATCCTGCACGGCCTGATCGGCCTGTTCGTTGGCGCGGTCGTGTTCTCGATCGGCTACCGCCTGTGGGGCGCCTGGATGGCCCAACCCGCCCCCCGCGTGGCCGACGCTGCGCCAACGAAGCAAGGCTAG
- a CDS encoding DUF3300 domain-containing protein encodes MQLRCSRLRAGNPVQLRPTAIVCGVLLALAAGAAFSQEEEPPLPVLTRGGQPAGAPTAEAAAEETAAKLPPEQLDSLVAPIALYPDPLLAQTLVASTYPLELVQLQQWMAKNPDVTGDALAEAVAKQPWDPSIQSMAAVPDVVKRLVDDIQWTTDLGNAFLAQQDDVMDAVQRMRKKAQDKGALESNEQQIVETRVVEEKTVIVVESADPEVIYVPSYNPTVVYGAPYYPYPPIYYPYYPPGAAFVSFSFGFMWGAAWGGSCCGCGWGGNDIDINVDNNFNRNEINRGDRGGAGSGKWEHNAQHRGGTPYSDRATANKYGGSARGDSLANRQASARQQGGRQTAGAANRAGGAGVSNRAGGTGGRADTSGLAAHQFGGSASRSSYSGASTRSSGGDRVGNRSVPKSTGSRSSLSGGSRGYSGSSARMSSSRGASSMGGGMRGGGGGMRGGGGRR; translated from the coding sequence ATGCAGCTTCGATGTTCGCGGTTGAGAGCAGGGAACCCGGTCCAGCTCCGTCCCACAGCGATCGTCTGTGGCGTCCTGCTGGCGCTCGCCGCAGGCGCGGCGTTCTCCCAGGAGGAGGAACCGCCGCTGCCGGTGCTGACCCGGGGCGGGCAGCCGGCGGGAGCGCCCACCGCGGAGGCCGCTGCAGAGGAAACCGCAGCCAAGCTGCCGCCGGAGCAGCTCGACTCGCTGGTCGCACCGATCGCCCTCTACCCCGACCCGCTGCTCGCCCAGACGCTGGTCGCCTCGACGTACCCGCTCGAGCTCGTCCAGCTCCAGCAGTGGATGGCGAAGAACCCGGACGTCACGGGCGACGCGCTGGCCGAGGCGGTGGCCAAGCAGCCGTGGGATCCGAGCATCCAGTCGATGGCGGCGGTCCCGGATGTGGTCAAGCGACTGGTGGACGACATCCAGTGGACCACCGACCTCGGCAACGCCTTCCTCGCGCAGCAGGACGACGTCATGGACGCCGTCCAGCGGATGCGCAAGAAGGCCCAGGACAAGGGCGCCCTCGAGTCCAACGAGCAGCAGATCGTCGAGACCAGGGTCGTCGAGGAGAAGACGGTCATCGTCGTGGAGTCCGCCGATCCCGAGGTCATCTACGTGCCGTCCTACAACCCGACCGTCGTCTATGGGGCGCCCTACTACCCCTACCCGCCGATCTACTACCCCTACTACCCGCCGGGCGCAGCGTTCGTTTCGTTCAGCTTCGGGTTCATGTGGGGCGCGGCGTGGGGCGGCTCGTGCTGCGGCTGCGGCTGGGGCGGCAACGACATCGATATCAACGTCGACAACAACTTCAACCGAAACGAAATCAACCGGGGCGATCGGGGCGGCGCCGGCAGCGGGAAGTGGGAGCACAACGCGCAGCACCGCGGCGGCACGCCGTACTCGGACCGGGCGACCGCGAACAAGTACGGCGGCTCGGCTCGCGGCGACTCGCTCGCGAACCGTCAGGCGAGCGCCCGCCAACAGGGCGGCCGGCAGACGGCCGGCGCCGCCAACCGGGCCGGAGGCGCCGGCGTCAGCAACCGCGCCGGCGGGACCGGCGGCCGCGCGGACACCTCCGGTCTGGCCGCCCACCAGTTCGGCGGCTCGGCGAGCCGCAGCTCCTACTCCGGCGCGTCGACGCGGAGCAGCGGCGGCGACCGGGTCGGCAATCGCAGCGTCCCCAAGAGCACCGGGTCGCGGTCCAGCCTCAGCGGCGGCTCGCGGGGCTACAGCGGCTCGAGCGCCCGGATGAGCAGCTCGCGCGGCGCCTCGAGCATGGGAGGCGGCATGAGAGGCGGGGGCGGCGGCATGCGGGGCGGCGGCGGGCGGAGGTGA